The sequence below is a genomic window from Thalassomonas haliotis.
AAACCAGCGAACCAAGCCGGTTTCACACTTGGTTATTTTTTCGCTGGGCTGTTGATTTGACTGGGGATTTTTACCCGTATTCAGCCTTTATTTGCATTATTCTCTCATTGAACGCAAGAAATGGCTATCAAGAATGTCGATGGCGAGGGATAATAGCCGGGCTGTTATCTGTATTTACGAAGATATTTGTAATTATTTAATCGTCTCTACGGTCAGCTACTGCTTAGGATAGCAATGTTTTGTTACTTTACTTAAGGTAAATAAATTTCGGCTATCATTGAAAAGCTTAGTTATATCCCTTAAATAGGGGATATCTTTTGCAAAACTATTTGCTCCGGGAGTGATTTTGTCATCTTTTAACGATTATATTGTGGCCTTTAATCAGGAGGCTTATTTACCGTCTCTCACCGGCATTGGCCGGGGAATTGAGCGGGAAGCGCTACGGGTGCTGCCTGAAGGTAAATTATCTGAAAAGCCACATGCTTATGATATCGGTTCGGCATTGACACACCCGAATATCACCACGGATTACTCGGAAACCTTACTGGAGTTTATTACTCCGGTGAGTTTTGAGCCGGAAACGGCGATTGCACAATTGCAGGACATCCAAAAGTTTACTTTAAAGCAGATTGACGGTGAATTGCTCTGGCCCTTGAGCATGCCCTGTTTTGTAAATGACGCCGATAAAATTCCGTTGGCGCAATACGGCAGCTCGAATATCGGCCGGATGAAAACCACGTACCGCCAGGGCTTGAAAAACCGTTACGGCAGTATGATGCAGGTGATCGCCGGGATACATTTTAATTTTTCATTTTCCCGGGACTTCTGGCAAAACCTGCAAAAAATCGACAACAACAGCGACAAGCTGGATGATTTTATTTCCGACCGCTATTTTGCCCTGATCCGCAACTACAAGCGTTTTTGCTGGTTGATCCCCTATTTATACGGCAGTTCACCGGTGATCTGCTCTTCGTTTTTACAAAACAAGCCCCAGCAATTGCCTTTTAAAAAGTCCGGCAACGGTTACTTATATTTAGAGCATGCCACTTCATTGCGCATGAGCGATTTAGGTTATACCAACAGTGCCCAGTCGGCTTTACATATCTGTTATAACAGCCTGGACGGTTATGTGGCGGGCGTGCAGGAAGCTATCGGCCTGAGTTCGGATGAGTTTTCAGAGATCGGCGTCAAGGTCAACGGTGAATATCGCCAGCTTAACGGCAACATCTTGCAGATTGAAAATGAGCTTTACGCCCCTATCCGTCCCAAGCGGGTAGCCAGGTCGGGCGAAAAGCCGTCTGAAGCGCTACAGCGCAGAGGGGTGGAATACATAGAAGTCAGGGCGCTGGATATTAATCCATTTGTCGATACCGGCATCAGTCTTGAGCAGGTTTACTTTTTAGATATCTTCCTGACCTATTGCGCCTTATTGCCTAACCCTGGCTTAGATGCCGAAACCCAAAAGGTTTTTGAAGGCAATATGGATGAGGTGGTACTGCGCGGACGTGATCCGGCTTTACTGTTACACGACGGCGAGCAGGAAAAGTCTCTGGTGCAATGGGGCAATGAAATTTTCAAAGATTTAACCCAAGTCGCTGCCTTGCTGGATAAAGCCAATAACTGTCATAACTACCAAAAGTCGGTCACCGAGGAGTTGGCTAAGATTAACGACGCCGATTTGACCCCGTCGGCCCGTTTAGTTGATTTAGTGGTTAACCAGGGGCAAAGTCTGACCAAGTTTGCCCTGTCGTCTGCCACAAACTACCGGGAATCACAGCTGGATAATGGCTATCAGTTTTATAATGAAAGTACTTTTGTTGCCAGTGTCGCCAAGTCACATCAGCAACAGGCGGAAATTGAAGCCAGTGACGAATTAAGTTATGACGACTTTCTAAAAGATTATTTCGCATAATAACGGGCAGATAGTAGATGTGAGTAAACATTTGCATTTAATATCTGCTATTGCCCGTCAATATCATTTCAGGCGGACAGGGAACAGGGCCGTTGTGATTATGTAATGGCTTTGTCTGTGAGCCGCATCTGTTGTTTTAAATCCCCCGCATAAATTACTCTTTCGGCGTTACTCCACTTGGAAAGATAAATACCAGGCAAAAAAAAGCGCGTTGTAAAAACGCGCACTTTGTTTATAAAACATAAAAATCACTAAGGGAAATAGAAGTCTCTCAATCTTCATATCGTTAGTATGAGTCGGTGAAAACCGATAAGTTCATTAATCGTTAATTTTTTTCACTTTATTTTTTCACTTTTCTTTTCCTGCAAACAGGCGGGGAAAATCAGGCAAAAAAAAGCGCGTTATAAAAACGCGCGTTGTATGCAATAAACATAAATCACTAAGGGAAATAAAAGTCTCTCGTAAAGTAGGAGTAAACCGGTGCGATAAAGTTCATTTTAAATGGCAATCCGGGAAAATTTCTTACATTTTTGCCAAGAAGCATCTGCAACCGCGGAAAAACCTGTGCTTTGAGTACGGGATTTTCGAATGCTTGTCGCAAGTTAATTGATTTTCAGCCTGTATTTTTATTTTTAATCTGGCATCATGCGGATATATTAAACGGGAGTGACTATTTATGGGTGTTTCAAAATCAGCAGTACTTGCTGCTGTCCTGACTGTTAGCTTGGCAGGTTGCGCAACTGCTCCACCAAAAAATCCCGAAAACCTTTGTGAAATATTCAGGGAGCACAGGGACTGGTACTTTGCTGCCAAAGAAGTGAGGGAAAGATGGGGAGTGCCGATACATGTGCCTATGAGCATGATGTATCAGGAAAGCTCGTTTA
It includes:
- the gshA gene encoding glutamate--cysteine ligase; translation: MILSSFNDYIVAFNQEAYLPSLTGIGRGIEREALRVLPEGKLSEKPHAYDIGSALTHPNITTDYSETLLEFITPVSFEPETAIAQLQDIQKFTLKQIDGELLWPLSMPCFVNDADKIPLAQYGSSNIGRMKTTYRQGLKNRYGSMMQVIAGIHFNFSFSRDFWQNLQKIDNNSDKLDDFISDRYFALIRNYKRFCWLIPYLYGSSPVICSSFLQNKPQQLPFKKSGNGYLYLEHATSLRMSDLGYTNSAQSALHICYNSLDGYVAGVQEAIGLSSDEFSEIGVKVNGEYRQLNGNILQIENELYAPIRPKRVARSGEKPSEALQRRGVEYIEVRALDINPFVDTGISLEQVYFLDIFLTYCALLPNPGLDAETQKVFEGNMDEVVLRGRDPALLLHDGEQEKSLVQWGNEIFKDLTQVAALLDKANNCHNYQKSVTEELAKINDADLTPSARLVDLVVNQGQSLTKFALSSATNYRESQLDNGYQFYNESTFVASVAKSHQQQAEIEASDELSYDDFLKDYFA